One genomic region from Phocoena sinus isolate mPhoSin1 chromosome 3, mPhoSin1.pri, whole genome shotgun sequence encodes:
- the LOC116750538 gene encoding LOW QUALITY PROTEIN: X-ray repair cross-complementing protein 6-like (The sequence of the model RefSeq protein was modified relative to this genomic sequence to represent the inferred CDS: inserted 3 bases in 3 codons; deleted 1 base in 1 codon) — translation MSGWESYYKXSGSDEEEEDQEEGLEAGGDYKYSGRHSLIFLIDASETMLETQDEDELTPFDISIQYIWSVYTNKIISSDRDLLAVVFYGTNKDKNSVNFKNIYVLQELGNPGAKRVLELDHFKGQEGKKHFQDLVGHGSDYSLSEVLWVYANLFSDVQFKMSHKRIMLFTNKDDPHSNDSAKASQARTKAGDLRDTGIFLDLLHLKKREGFDISLFYRDIISIAEDEDIGVHFEELSKLKDLLRKVHAKETRKRVLYRLKLKLNEDVALTVGNYNMVQXALKPSPVRLYWETNEPVKIKTRTFNVNTGSLLLPSDTKRSQTYGGCQIVLEKEETEELKWFDEPGLILIGFKTLIMLKKHHYLRPSLFVYPEESLINGSSTLFSALLTRCLKKEVMTVCRYTPCQNIPPCFVTLMPQEEELDDQKIQVTPPGFQLIFLPYADDKRKVPFTEKVMANPEQVDKMKAIVQKLHFKYRSDSFENPVLQQHFRNMEALALDLMEPEQAMDLTLPKAEVMDKRLGSLVDEFKELVYPPDYNPEENVPKRKQDDESSGSKRPKVELSEEELKAHVSKGTLGKVTVPTLKEACRVYRLKSGMKKQXALTKHFRRPDQRPYSQLPFHIVARLPGFVFIKLKHVSPEPGRVGLTEAKDFVYETFCCHGDRIAISLCCALLYCLNKEL, via the exons ATGTCAGGGTGGGAGTCTTATTACA AATCAGGAAGtgatgaggaagaagaagatCAAGAGGAGGGGCTTGAAGCAGGTGGAGATTATAAATATTCAGGAAGacatagtttgatttttttgattgATGCTTCCGAGACCATGTTGGAAACTCAGGATGAAGATGAGTTGACTCCTTTTGACATTAGCATCCAGTATATCTGGAGTGTATACACCAATAAGATCATAAGCAGTGATCGAGATCTCTTGGCAGTGGTGTTCTATGGTACCAATAAGGACAAAAATTCagtgaatttcaaaaatatttacgtCTTGCAGGAATTGGGTAATCCAGGTGCTAAACGAGTGCTAGAGCTTGACCACTTtaaggggcaggaggggaagaaACATTTCCAAGACCTAGTTGGCCAT GGATCTGACTACTCCCTAAGTGAAGTACTGTGGGTCTATGCCAACCTCTTTAGCGATGTCCAGTTCAAGATGAGCCATAAGAGGATCATGCTTTTCACCAATAAAGATGACCCCCACAGCAATGACAGTGCCAAAGCCAGCCAGGCCAGGACCAAAGCTGGAGATCTCCGTGACACAGGTATATTCCTTGACCTGTTGCACCTAAAGAAACGTGAGGGCTTTGACATATCCTTGTTCTACAGAGATATTATCAGCATAGCAGAGGATGAGGACATAGGGGTCCACTTTGAGGAGTTGAGCAAGCTCAAAGACCTGTTGAGGAAGGTTCACGCCAAGGAGACCAGGAAGCGCGTGCTCTACAGGTTGAAGCTTAAGCTCAACGAAGATGTAGCGCTTACTGTTGGCAATTATAATATGGTCC AGGCTCTCAAACCTTCTCCAGTGAGGCTTTATTGGGAAACAAATGAACCAGTGAAAATCAAGACCCGGACATTTAATGTAAATACAGGCAGTTTGCTTTTGCCTAGCGACACCAAGAGGTCCCAGACCTATGGGGGTTGTCAGATTgtattagagaaagaggaaacagaagagcTTAAATGGTTTGATGAACCAGGTTTGATTCTCATCGGTTTCAAGACCTTGATAATGCTGAAGAAGCACCATTACCTGAGGCCCTCCCTGTTCGTGTACCCCGAGGAGTCCCTGATAAATGGGAGCTCAACCCTATTCAGTGCTCTACTCACCAGGTGTCTGAAGAAGGAGGTCATGACAGTGTGCAGATACACACCCTGCCAGAATATCCCCCCTTGTTTTGTGACCTTGATGCCACAGGAAGAAGAGCTGGATGACCAGAAAATTCAGGTGACTCCCCCAGGCTTCCAGCTCATCTTCTTGCCCTATGCTGATGACAAACGGAAGGTGCCCTTTACTGAAAAAGTCATGGCAAACCCAGAGCAGGTAGACAAGATGAAGGCTATTGTTCAGAAGCTCCACTTCAAGTACAGAAGTGACAGCTTTGAGAACCCAGTGCTGCAGCAGCACTTTAGGAACATGGAGGCCTTGGCTTTGGATTTGATGGAGCCTGAACAAGCCATGGATCTGACGCTGCCCAAGGCTGAAGTAATGGACAAAAGACTGGGCTCCCTGGTGGATGAGTTTAAGGAACTTGTCTACCCACCAGATTACAATCCTGAGGAAAATGTTCCCAAGCGAAAACAAGATGATGAAAGTTCTGGAAGCAAAAGGCCCAAGGTGGAGTTATCTGAAGAGGAGCTGAAGGCCCACGTCAGCAAGGGCACACTGGGTAAGGTCACTGTGCCCACACTGAAGGAAGCCTGCAGGGTGTACAGACTGAAGAGCGGGATGAAGAAGC ATGCTCTCACCAAGCACTTCAGAAGGCCTGACCAGAGACCATACAGCCAGTTACCCTTCCACATTGTAGCCAGGCtgcctggttttgtttttatcaagTTAAAACATGTTTCGCCTGAGCCAGGAAGAGTCGGCCTGACAGAAGCCAAGGACTTTGTTTATGAGACTTTCTGTTGCCATGGAGACCGCATTGCCATCTCACTGTGCTGTGCCCTACTCTACTGTCTGAATAAAGAGCTCTAA